From the Malus domestica chromosome 17, GDT2T_hap1 genome, one window contains:
- the LOC103416948 gene encoding AUGMIN subunit 6-like, producing MTMDREKEREIELESAMYTNCLLLGLDPAIIGLGGSNATPRVGFFRHSNPKLGEQLLYFILSSLRGPIQSAKDFDKVWPIFDSAQSRDFRKVVQGIISELESQGALPRSNSRVSSLATCCGPRFVELLWQLSLHALREVHRRTFAADVVSNPLPASLTDVAFSHAATLLPVTKARIALERRRFLKNAETAVQRQAMWSNLAHEMTAEFRGLCAEEAYLQQELEKLHDLRNKVKLEGEHWDDLVSSSSQNSHLVSKATRLWESILARKSQHEVLASGPIEDLIAHREHRYRISGSSLLAAMDQSSQVPYGDVLSVQSGDFTPTHVDGKEQIDGADSSHSQVNDERSGRVHPTVDVAEIIRRWTHALQRIHKQSLHMAKANEGEGPEILRSARDGSSSGHAESLAATLAEHQQHLVSFQVLINQLKEVAPAIQKSISECTDKVDSISSSLPPMSKQPGRSNSPIQAQSSGRTLESNTDDVAEVTSKLSTVQLEKVSSSPTLKLPQLFNLTPNSSGKGANMHKRPASVAQSNQIENFPERKSVEQPLSNNHLDNLQQDSDNYYVQNLKRSVREAALSRNSLSSKSSQGSHSDESSEHFFLPLSPSGFSRLGQESKGASLRSKRFPSQTEASFHEKRAPDGNVGSKYAELSEVLNGLDSLDDYDQVNGFLSAAGSNCAVSDTQRSFYDFEEAQEQVFSPPLLMDSSPLADYEDLLAPLSETETALMEH from the exons ATGACAATGgacagagagaaggagagagagatagagctAGAGAGTGCAATGTACACTAACTGTTTGCTGTTGGGGTTGGATCCGGCTATTATCGGGCTTGGAGGCTCCAATGCCACTCCTCGGGTCGGGTTCTTCCGCCACTCCAACCCTAAATTGGGGGAACAGCTCCTCTACTTCATCCTCTCCTCTCTCAGAGGCCCAATTCAATCCGCCAAG GATTTCGATAAGGTCTGGCCAATCTTCGATTCCGCGCAATCGCGGGATTTTAGAAAG GTTGTGCAAGGGATCATTAGCGAGCTTGAATCGCAAGGGGCGCTTCCGAGGAGCAATTCGAGGGTTTCATCACTTGCTACATGTTGCGGACCCAG GTTTGTGGAACTTCTGTGGCAACTTTCTTTGCATGCTTTGCGAGAGGTTCATAGGCGAACATTTGCAGCTGATGTAGTTTCTAACCCACTTCCTGCATCACTGACTGATGTAGCTTTTTCACATGCAGCCACTTTACTTCCTGTCACAAAG GCTAGAATAGCACTTGAACGAAGAAGATTTCTTAAGAATGCAGAAACAGCAGTACAGAGACAGGCCATGTGGTCGAATTTGGCTCATGAAATGACTGCAGAGTTTCGTGGTCTTTGTGCTGAAGAG GCTTATTTACAGCAAGAACTGGAAAAATTACATGACCTTAGGAATAAAGTGAAGTTGGAAGGGGAACACTGGGATGACCTTGTTTCTAGTTCGAGTCAGAATTCCCATTTAGTATCGAAAGCTACTCGTTTGTGGGAGTCTATATTAGCCCGTAAAA GTCAACATGAAGTTCTTGCTTCAGGCCCTATTGAGGATTTAATAGCTCACAGGGAGCATAG GTACCGCATCTCTGGATCATCTTTGCTTGCAGCTATGGATCAGAGTTCTCAGGTTCCTTATGGAGATGTCTTATCTGTCCAGTCTGGTGACTTTACTCCAACACATGTGGATGGCAAGGAACAAATTGATGGAGCAGATTCATCCCATTCACAAGTAAATGATGaaagaagtggaagagtgcaccCAACCGTTGACGTGGCAGAAATTATCAGGCGCTGGACGCATGCATTGCAGCGTATTCATAAACAATCACTTCACATG GCAAAGGCTAATGAGGGGGAGGGTCCAGAAATTTTAAGAAGTGCACGTGATGGTAGTTCAAGTGGTCATGCAGAGTCTTTAGCTGCAACTCTTGCTGAACATCAGCAACACTTGGTTAGCTTTCAG GTTCTCATTAACCAACTGAAGGAAGTTGCTCCGGCAATACAAAAGTCAATATCAGAATGTACAGATAAAGTAGATAGCATTTCGTCTAGTCTACCTCCGATGTCCAAACAACCTGGTCGATCAAATTCACCTATTCAAGCACAGAGCAGTGGAAGGACATTG GAAAGCAACACTGATGATGTGGCTGAGGTGACTTCAAAATTGTCTACCGTTCAGCTCGAAAAGGTGTCATCCAGCCCTACTTTAAAGCTCCCACAGTTGTTTAACTTGACCCCTAATTCTTCTGGGAAAGGTGCAAATATGCATAAGCGCCCTGCTTCAGTTGCTCAATCAAACCAAATAGAGAACTTTCCTGAAAGGAAGTCTGTGGAGCAGCCTCtttcaaataatcacttagataaTTTACAACAAG ATAGTGACAATTATTATGTCCAGAATCTAAAGAGATCTGTTAGAGAAGCTGCTCTGTCACGGAACTCCTTAAGTTCCAAATCATCACAAGGCAGCCATTCTGATGAAAGCTCTGAGCATTTCTTTTTACCTCTTTCACCATCTGGGTTTTCTCGTCTAGGCCAAGAATCTAAAGGGGCTTCACTAAGGAGTAAAAGGTTTCCATCTCAGACGGAGGCTTCCTTTCATGAAAAGCGTGCTCCTGATGGTAATGTGGGGAGCAAGTACGCTGAATTATCTGAAGTATTGAATGGTTTAGATTCACTTGATGATTATGACCAAGTAAATGGGTTTCTTTCGGCTGCTGGTTCAAACTGTGCTGTTTCAGACACACAGAGATCATTTTATGACTTCGAAGAAGCTCAGGAGCAGGTTTTCTCACCTCCTTTGCTAATGGACTCATCACCATTAGCAGATTATGAGGACTTACTTG CACCACTTTCAGAAACTGAAACAGCCTTAATGGAGCACTGA
- the LOC103404234 gene encoding probable carboxylesterase 11: MPSVAVKLYSVFFKFLLKHRLQNRIQTQPDEFNPFGVTSRPEETIAAPNPIFNDGVATKDIHIDPITSLSIRIFLPESALTQPEPAPKPRVNNLPKRSDLNREPNRDDPTRQSLNNLPATPSRRNSYGNPAVSNLAKSEQRRNSYGCSNDMEGLNLMANAGVGVYRGYSPASSTRPGRKLPVMLQFHGGGWVSGSNDSVANDIFCRRIAKLCDVVVLAVGYRLAPENRYPAAFEDGLKVLNWLGKQANLAECSKSMGSGRGALGGVTEFKKTDSHRHIVDSFGASMVEPWLAAHGDPTRCVLLGVSCGANIADYVARKAVEAGKLLDPVKVVARVLMYPFFIGSVPTHSEIKLANSYFYDKAMCILAWKLFLPEDEYSLDHPAANPLIPDRGPPLKLMPPTLTVVAEHDWMRDRAIAYSEELRKVNVDAPVLEYKDAVHEFATLDMLLKTPQAQACAEDIAIWVKKYISLRGHEFSY; this comes from the exons atgccaAGCGTAGCTGTGAAGCTCTACAGCGTGTTCTTCAAGTTCCTCTTGAAGCACCGTTTGCAGAACCGGATCCAAACCCAACCCGACGAGTTCAACCCGTTTGGCGTCACTTCCCGACCCGAAGAAACCATCGCTGCCCCCAATCCTATATTCAACGACGGCGTCGCAACCAAGGACATCCACATCGACCCCATCACTTCTCTCTCGATCCGAATCTTCCTCCCCGAGTCCGCCCTCACCCAACCCGAACCCGCTCCCAAGCCTAGGGTTAACAATTTACCGAAGCGATCCGATCTCAATAGAGAGCCCAACCGGGACGATCCGACCCGCCAGAGCCTTAACAATTTACCGGCCACCCCTTCTCGACGCAACAGCTATGGCAATCCGGCGGTATCAAATTTGGCGAAAAGCGAGCAGAGGAGGAACAGTTACGGGTGTAGCAATGACATGGAGGGATTGAACTTGATGGCGAACGCCGGCGTGGGAGTGTACAGAGGCTACTCGCCGGCCAGTTCGACCAGGCCAGGTCGAAAATTGCCGGTCATGTTGCAGTTTCACGGCGGCGGTTGGGTCAGTGGGAGCAACGACTCGGTGGCCAATGATATATTCTGTAGGCGGATCGCGAAGCTATGTGACGTCGTCGTTTTGGCCGTGGGTTATCGTCTTGCTCCGGAGAATCGGTACCCTGCGGCGTTTGAGGACGGGTTGAAGGTTTTGAACTGGCTTGGGAAGCAGGCCAATTTGGCTGAGTGTAGTAAGTCCATGGGAAGTGGAAGGGGAGCTCTCGGGGGCGTTACGGAGTTTAAGAAGACCGATTCTCATCGGCATATCGTGGACTCTTTCGGGGCGTCGATGGTTGAGCCCTGGTTAGCTGCCCATGGAGATCCAACAAG ATGTGTTCTCCTCGGTGTGAGCTGTGGTGCGAACATTGCAGACTATGTGGCCCGGAAAGCTGTAGAGGCAGGCAAGCTTTTGGACCCTGTGAAGGTGGTTGCTCGGGTCCTTATGTATCCGTTCTTCATTGGAAGTGTTCCCACCCATTCTGAGATAAAACTGGCAAACTCCTACTTCTATGACAAGGCAATGTGCATACTAGCATGGAAACTGTTTTTACCTGAGGACGAGTATAGCTTGGATCACCCAGCTGCCAATCCCCTAATCCCGGATAGGGGTCCACCTTTAAAACTCATGCCTCCGACCCTTACGGTGGTGGCAGAACATGATTGGATGAGAGACCGCGCCATTGCTTACTCAGAGGAACTTCGGAAGGTAAACGTTGATGCACCTGTACTGGAATATAAAGATGCAGTTCATGAATTTGCAACCCTTGATATGCTTCTCAAGACACCTCAGGCCCAGGCTTGTGCAGAGGACATTGCCATCTGGGTCAAGAAATACATCTCGCTTCGAGGTCACGAGTTCTCATATTAG
- the LOC114822542 gene encoding serine/threonine protein phosphatase 2A 57 kDa regulatory subunit B' theta isoform-like encodes MIKQILNRLPRKPKSSEHREGGSSNANSNASTGSRGNSISSNKYASSSTTFSSATSTPNFGVNANSKLNGNSLASPYEALPSFKDVPNAEKQNLLIKKLNLCCVVFDFSDPTKNIKEKEIKRQTLVELVDYIASANGKFPETVVQEIVKMVCINLFRTLSSPPLENKALEAFDVEEEEPLMDPAWPHLQVVYEFFLRFVASPETDAKLAKRYIDHSFVLRLLGLFDSEDHRERDYLKTVLHRIYGKFMVHRPFIRKAINNIFYNFIFETEKHNGIAELLEILGSIINGFALPLKEEHKLFLVRVLIPLHKPKCIPLYHQQLSYCITQFVEKDGKLADTIIRGLLKYWPITNSSKEVMFLGELEEVLEATQPAEFQRCMVPLFRQIGRCLSSSHFQVAERALFLWNNDHIANLIKQNRHVLLPIIFPSLEKNARSHWNQAVQSLTLNVRKIFSDIDPELFEECLLNFQEDEAQASVKSLKRQNTWKRLEEIAAKNATSTEAVLVSPRGASGKTSG; translated from the exons ATGATCAAACAGATACTTAATAGGCTCCCGAGGAAGCCCAAGTCATCCGAGCATCGCGAGGGAGGGTCCTCTAACGCTAATTCAAATGCTTCCACCGGTTCAAGAGGCAACTCTATATCAAGTAACAAGTATGCGAGCTCGAGTACTACTTTTTCGAGCGCTACTTCTACTCCGAACTTTGGAGTAAATGCGAATTCGAAGCTTAAtgggaactcattggcttcTCCATATGAGGCATTGCCTAGTTTCAAAGATGTCCCGAATGCAGAGAAGCAGAATTTGTTGATAAAAAAGTTGAACTTGTGTTGTGTTGTCTTTGACTTCAGTGACCCAACGAAGAACATCAAGGAAAAGGAGATCAAGCGACAGACATTGGTAGAGCTTGTGGATTACATTGCTTCTGCTAATGGGAAATTCCCAGAAACTGTCGTGCAAGAAATCGTAAAGATGGTGTGCATAAATTTATTTAGAACACTCAGTTCTCCTCCCCTTGAAAACAAAGCATTAGAGGCCTTTGACGTAGAAGAGGAAGAGCCCTTGATGGACCCAGCATGGCCGCACTTGCAAGTTGTGTATGAATTCTTCCTGAGGTTTGTGGCATCACCTGAGACGGATGCAAAGTTGGCTAAGAGGTACATAGATCACTCTTTTGTTCTCAGGTTGTTAGGTCTTTTCGATTCAGAGGACCACAGAGAGAGGGATTACTTGAAAACGGTTCTGCACCGCATCTATGGGAAATTTATGGTGCACCGCCCGTTCATCAGGAAAGCAATCAACAACATCTTCTATAATTTTATCTTTGAAACTGAAAAGCATAATGGGATTGCGGAGCTGTTAGAGATTTTGGGAAGTATAATAAACGGTTTTGCTCTGCCGCTGAAAGAAGAGCACAAGCTCTTTCTTGTTCGAGTGCTTATTCCACTTCACAAACCAAAATGCATACCCTTGTACCACCAGCAGTTATCATACTGTATTACTCAATTTGTGGAGAAAGACGGCAAACTTGCTGATACAATAATTCGTGGTTTACTAAAATATTGGCCTATTACAAATAGTTCTAAGGAGGTCATGTTCTTGGGTGAACTGGAAGAAGTTTTAGAGGCAACTCAGCCTGCAGAGTTTCAGCGCTGTATGGTACCGCTGTTTCGCCAGATTGGCCGTTGCTTGAGCAGTTCACATTTTCAG GTGGCAGAGAGAGCACTGTTCTTATGGAATAATGACCACATTGCAAACCTAATCAAACAGAATCGCCATGTCTTACTGCCAATCATATTCCCTTCATTGGAGAAAAATGCAAGAAGCCACTGGAACCAGGCAGTACAGAGCCTGACGCTAAATGTCCGTAAGATTTTCTCCGATATTGACCCTGAGCTTTTTGAGGAATGTTTGCTCAACTTCCAGGAAGATGAAGCACAAGCGAGTGTAAAAAGTTTGAAGCGTCAAAACACTTGGAAACGTTTGGAAGAGATTGCGGCAAAGAATGCTACAAGCACTGAAGCAGTGCTTGTTTCCCCCAGAGGAGCCTCCGGCAAAACTTCTGGCTAG